AGTAGGAGCAGGCGGGGTAAAAGTAGGAGTTACCGGTCGACTTTGGACTGCTGGGGGAGTAACTGTTTGAATTGTTCTTACTCTTTGGACCGGACGAGGAGTTGGGCGGGCAATAGTTCGAATTGGGGTAACGATTGGTGAGATTGGTCTTGGTTTTGCTTTTGGTGTTGACTGAGGAACTGGGTTGTCAATTTTCTTGACTGTTGGAGGTTGGACAGTTTCAACTGGTTTTGGGACAACTATTTTTGGTCCTGGACTTGGAATAGGAGCTTCTGGTAGATTTTGTTTTTTAGGTGGATTGATAAAATTTGTATTTGCTACAGGAGAAAAATTAACATCATTTGGGGTGTTTTTTAAAACTATTGAAGGAGTTGATGTTGAATAGGAAACTTCTAAAGGATCAAAAATACTACCCGAAAAAACACTCGGAATATAAGCTGCACTGGCAACGGATAGTCCAAGCAATGAAACGGCAATTATTTTTTTTCTTTTTGATAAATACAGTACCATGATATCTCCTTTTGCAAATTACTTTGTTTTACTTATTTTATGTTTAACTTATTCAATATAAATTATAATATAAATTACAAAAATAGGTAGTAAAAAATCTTAAAAAAATAGGGCTAATTTTTTCAGTTTTGCTTTGATAAATATTGGTGAATTTTCTCAACATAATCAGTCTTTTCAAAGCTAAGATCAAGATCATCGCGGCCAAAATGTCCATAAACTGCAAGATTTTGGTAAATTGGCTTTCACAATCCAAGTTGACTAACTAAATTAGCAAGTCGAAGATCAAAAACATCTCTAATAATTTGGCTAATTTGATCTGTGCTAAATTTAGGGTTTTTAACATAAGTAATATTAACTAAATCAGGAAATTCAGAGCCAATTTGGTATGAGAGTTGAATTTCAATTTCATCTGCTAAATTAGCGGCAACTAGATTTTTTGCAATATAACGGGCAATATAAGCTCCACTTCGATCAACTTTTGTATAGTCTTTTCCACTAAAAGCTCCACCGCCATGGTGAGCTGCATCTCCGTAGGAGTCAATAATTATTTTTCGCCCAGTCAGACCACTATCACCAATTGGCCCACCGATTGTAAATTCACCAGCTTGATTAATGAAAGTTTTAAAATCAGAATTTAGATCGTATTCTTTGGCGGTTGGGATCATAATTTTATTTAATACAAAGTCGCGAAAGCGAGTTATGTCATAATTTTTTAAATGCTGAATTGACATTAACATTTTAGTTATTTTTGGGCGGTCGTCTTGATCATAGACAACTTCAACTTGCGATTTCATGTCAGCAAGGGCTTCTAAAAACTGGCCATTTTTACGGTAAAATTCGGCTTTTTGAACCAAAGAGTGTGCAAGACTTTGGGCGAGCGGCATAAAATTTTTAGTCTCATTAGTGGCAAAACCATAAACAATCGACTGATCACCAGCACCAAGGCTATTTTGAGAACGATTTACAAGACTAGAAATTTCTTTTGACTGGTTATTTACATTCGAAATTATTGTAAAATCATTTTCGGTATAGCCGATTTCAAACAGAATTTCTCAAGCAGTTTTGATAAAATCAACATAGCCTTGTGTGGAAATTTCACCGCCGATAATAATAAGTCGATTTGAAGCCATCACTTCAATTGCCGCCCGCGAGTTTGGATCTTGATCTAAAAGTTTATCAAGAATTGAGTCAGCAATTTGGTCACAAATTTTATCAGGATGACCTTTTCCAACAGATTCGGCGACTGAAATTTTCGATATTTTCATTTTTTTCCTTTGGTTCTAAAATTAATAGCTATGAATTAGCAGTTTTTTGTTTTGCCTGCAAAAATTCCTCAAATGAGAGCGATTTTTGGCGTTTTGTTGTCAGTTTTCCGTTATTTATTTTGATAATCAAATCGGCCAAAGGTTCCATTTGGGGATCATGAGAAACCATGACAATTGTTGTTTTATATTTTTTATTAATATATTTAAGAATTCTTAAAACTATATTTGTGTTATTTTCATCAAGAGCACCGGTTGGCTCATCAGCGAAAATTATTTTGGCGTTTTTAACAAGAGCTCTTAGTATTGAAATTCGCTGTTGTTGACCACCGGACATTTGTGAAGGGAATTTAAATTTTATATCATCTAGTTCAAATTCAGTAAATAAATCCTGGATATCTAAAAGTTTTGTTTTATCACCTTGAAGATAAGCCCCAACTTGAACATTATCATATCCATTTATATTTCCAAGAAGATTATATGACTGAAAAATAAATGAAACTTTTTGACGACGGAATTTTGTAAGCTCTGAATTTTTAAGATAGGCTAAATTAACCGAGTCAACAATAATATCACCTTCAGTTGCCCTATCAAGCCCTGACATTAAATTCAATATTGTTGACTTTCCTGATCCGGATTTACCATTTAAAATAGCAAAATCACCCTCGGCAATACTAAAACTAATATCCGCAAAAACTTTTGTAACAACAGAGCCAAAAAGATAATATTTTGATACGTTTTTAAAATCTATTATCGAACCAGGTAAGTTAGCGTCTTGAATTTTACCAACTTTAACTCGTGGAGTATCGTTTGCTCAGCGAATTAATTTTAATTGCTTTGCTGATAAATTTTCTGACTCAGTTTCTTTAATTATTTTTAAGGCTTGGGTTTGTCTTTCAACTTTTTTTGCCTTTGAAAAAAAACTTAATGACATATCTACTCCTGTAATTGCTAGTTCAACTAGTTTTTATAATATATTTAAACTTTTACATTAAAGGCTAAATTATAATACAAAAGTTAAATTTTAAAAGATATTTTAAAATTTAATGCAAAAAAAGCTATTGAACTAAAATAAAAAAGTGAATTTTAGAAGAGTGAAAAACAAGCCATGTCAGGGATAAAACAAACTAATTTTAATTCTTAATTTTCTTTTCTTATTTACTATATTTATCATACCAAAAAATTTAAAACTTGGTAATAATTTTTTTTTATTTTTTTAAATTGTTTTTTAAGGTAAAATTTAAGTAATTAAATAGCAAATTAAAACAAAATGGAGGCAAAAATGGCAGAAGTTTTATACATAAAGTCACATTTAAACCAAAATTCAACTTCTAACAATGTTGCAAAACTTTTTATTGAACATTATAAAGAGCAAAATCCTGATGCAATTATTAGTGAATTTGATCTTAATGATTATAAAGTCGGACAAATTTCCCTAAATTCAGAAAATTTTTCAAGTTTTTGGAAAGAAGTTGATGCTGATTTTTGAATTGAAAAGCTAAAACAAGCCAAAAAAGTAATTATTTCATCACCGATAATAAATTGAGGCTATTCAGCCCAAATTAAAAATTTTTTTGATGCAGTTTGTCTTGCTGATCGTACATTTTCTTATAAATATTCAAAAAAAGGTGGAGCAATTGGTCTTCTTGATAATATTGAAAATGTCCAAATTATATTAAGCTCACATTCAAAACAAGAAGAACTGCCAAGTCCAAATCCAGCTGAGACAATCATTGGTACTTTTAATTTTCTTGGTGCTAAAAAAATCAATAATCCGCTTATTATTGAACAGTCTTATAAATATAAAGAAAATGGCTTTGATGAGACTCTCCTAAAGCATATCAAAGAGACAGCCAAAAGTTTTTAAAAAAAATAAAAATAGGAAAATTATGAATATTCTAGTTTTAAAGTCATCAGTTAATGAACAAAAAGGATCATATTCTTCAACTCTTTCAGATCTTTTTGTTAAATTTTATCGTGAATTTAATCCTGAGGATCAAATTGAAGTTCTTGATCTAAATAAATTTGCGATTGCTAACATTAATTTAACAGAAAAAAATTTTTCAGATGGTAGTTTTTACCAAAATGCACAAGCAGAGTTTTGAATTGATAAATTAAAAAAAGTAGATAAAGTTGTTTTTTCAACTTCAATGACAAATTTTAATTATTCAGCCACAACTAAAAACTTTTTTGATGCAATTACAATCCCAAATCAAACCTTTAGTCTTAACAAAGAAACTGGCGAGTATCACGGATTATTAACTAACATAAAAAATGTACAAATTCTTACAGCCCAAGGAGCCCCAATTGGTTGATATCCATTTGGAAATCATACTGCCTTAATTAAACAAATTTTTGAATTTTTAGGTGCTAAAATTGTCTCAAGCCCTTTTGTTCTTGCAGGAACAAAAGTAGCCCCAGCAAATCAGCTATCAATTAGCGATTTTGTTGAGCAACATCAGACTGAAATTAAAAAATTAGCACAAAATTTTTAAAATATCGAAAAACAAGTATAATTTTATAATTGATTTAAAAAAAATTATAAGGACTAACATGAAAAAAAATATCCATCCTGTTCAACACGATTTAGCTCTAACTTGTTCAACTTGTAATTCAGAATTTACTATCAAAACAGTAGTTGATAAATTTACAATTGATATTTGTTCTGGTTGCCATCCTCAGTTTACTGGTGATAGATCACTTAGTCGAACTACCGGAAGAATTGAAAGATTTCGTCGTATGGCAGCAAAAGCGCAAAAAAATCCTGTAAAAAAATAGTCAATAATTTTAAATATGATTACAAAATTAAATAAATTACAAGCAAATCTAACTGTTTTATATACTAATTTGAAAAATTTTCATTGAAACCTACAAGATGTAGATTTTTTAGTTATTCATAAATATACAGACAAATTAGCAAAAAAAACAATTGAATTTGTTGACGAAGTCGCTGAAAAAATCCGTTCACTAGGACAAGTTGCAATTTCAAGTTTTGATGAAATTAGTCAAAATTCAGATTTAGAAATATTTAATTCAAAAATTTGAACTTCTGAAGTAGCACTTGAAAAAATTGGCAAACAAATCAAGCTAATTCTTGAAGTTTGCAAAAATATCCAACAAGACGAGTCAAATTTTGAAATTCAACATTTAATTTTCCCATTAATTGATGAACTTGTTCTTTACTATCATAAAGAACTTTGAATAATTCATGCACAAAAATCAAATAATTAATATTATTTATGATTCAGAACCGATAAGAATTGATCTTTTAGTTGCTAAATTAACTAATTCTTCACGAGCTATTGCTCAAAATTTAATTTTAAATAAAAAAGTTTTAATTGATAATGTTGAAACTTATAAAAAAAATTTACTTGTAAAATCTGGTCAAAGTATTATGATCATAAATGATTATACAAGTCCACAACCATCATTAAAAGCTGCTAAAATTGATTTTGAAATTATTTTTGAAGATGAAGATATTCTTTTAATCAATAAACCAAAAAATTTAGTTGTTCATCCTGGTGTTGGCAATTGAGACGGAACGCTAGTAAATGGAGTCATTGATTTTTTAAAAAATAATCTCAGTGATCTTGATAAAGTTCGACCTGGAATTATTCATCGACTTGATAAAGATACAAGTGGTCTTATTTTAGTAGCTAAAAATGCAAA
The sequence above is a segment of the Mesomycoplasma ovipneumoniae genome. Coding sequences within it:
- the metK gene encoding methionine adenosyltransferase, with protein sequence MKISKISVAESVGKGHPDKICDQIADSILDKLLDQDPNSRAAIEVMASNRLIIIGGEISTQGYVDFIKTAWEILFEIGYTENDFTIISNVNNQSKEISSLVNRSQNSLGAGDQSIVYGFATNETKNFMPLAQSLAHSLVQKAEFYRKNGQFLEALADMKSQVEVVYDQDDRPKITKMLMSIQHLKNYDITRFRDFVLNKIMIPTAKEYDLNSDFKTFINQAGEFTIGGPIGDSGLTGRKIIIDSYGDAAHHGGGAFSGKDYTKVDRSGAYIARYIAKNLVAANLADEIEIQLSYQIGSEFPDLVNITYVKNPKFSTDQISQIIRDVFDLRLANLVSQLGLWKPIYQNLAVYGHFGRDDLDLSFEKTDYVEKIHQYLSKQNWKN
- the rpmE gene encoding 50S ribosomal protein L31; translation: MKKNIHPVQHDLALTCSTCNSEFTIKTVVDKFTIDICSGCHPQFTGDRSLSRTTGRIERFRRMAAKAQKNPVKK
- a CDS encoding RluA family pseudouridine synthase, whose protein sequence is MHKNQIINIIYDSEPIRIDLLVAKLTNSSRAIAQNLILNKKVLIDNVETYKKNLLVKSGQSIMIINDYTSPQPSLKAAKIDFEIIFEDEDILLINKPKNLVVHPGVGNWDGTLVNGVIDFLKNNLSDLDKVRPGIIHRLDKDTSGLILVAKNAKSHSYFADQLAKREIQRFYKAIVVGKIPHKFIKINLPIARDSKNPLKKTVSYFNSKQAITNVELIKHFVYKNQNFSLIKCQLETGRTHQIRLHLAHIGFPVYGDPIYGTKVDNLGQRLHAYKLIFRHIDGKELEFSTDLPKEFMIAFNEKI
- a CDS encoding Dps family protein: MITKLNKLQANLTVLYTNLKNFHWNLQDVDFLVIHKYTDKLAKKTIEFVDEVAEKIRSLGQVAISSFDEISQNSDLEIFNSKIWTSEVALEKIGKQIKLILEVCKNIQQDESNFEIQHLIFPLIDELVLYYHKELWIIHAQKSNN
- a CDS encoding FMN-dependent NADH-azoreductase, whose translation is MNILVLKSSVNEQKGSYSSTLSDLFVKFYREFNPEDQIEVLDLNKFAIANINLTEKNFSDGSFYQNAQAEFWIDKLKKVDKVVFSTSMTNFNYSATTKNFFDAITIPNQTFSLNKETGEYHGLLTNIKNVQILTAQGAPIGWYPFGNHTALIKQIFEFLGAKIVSSPFVLAGTKVAPANQLSISDFVEQHQTEIKKLAQNF
- a CDS encoding ABC transporter ATP-binding protein, whose translation is MSLSFFSKAKKVERQTQALKIIKETESENLSAKQLKLIRWANDTPRVKVGKIQDANLPGSIIDFKNVSKYYLFGSVVTKVFADISFSIAEGDFAILNGKSGSGKSTILNLMSGLDRATEGDIIVDSVNLAYLKNSELTKFRRQKVSFIFQSYNLLGNINGYDNVQVGAYLQGDKTKLLDIQDLFTEFELDDIKFKFPSQMSGGQQQRISILRALVKNAKIIFADEPTGALDENNTNIVLRILKYINKKYKTTIVMVSHDPQMEPLADLIIKINNGKLTTKRQKSLSFEEFLQAKQKTANS
- a CDS encoding FMN-dependent NADH-azoreductase codes for the protein MAEVLYIKSHLNQNSTSNNVAKLFIEHYKEQNPDAIISEFDLNDYKVGQISLNSENFSSFWKEVDADFWIEKLKQAKKVIISSPIINWGYSAQIKNFFDAVCLADRTFSYKYSKKGGAIGLLDNIENVQIILSSHSKQEELPSPNPAETIIGTFNFLGAKKINNPLIIEQSYKYKENGFDETLLKHIKETAKSF